The following are from one region of the Diceros bicornis minor isolate mBicDic1 chromosome 37, mDicBic1.mat.cur, whole genome shotgun sequence genome:
- the CRYBA2 gene encoding beta-crystallin A2, which yields MSSAPAPGPASACLTLWDEEDFQGRRCQLLSDCANIGELGGLRRVRSVKVENGAWVAFEYPDFQGQQFILEMGDYPRWSAWSGSGGHHSDQLLSFRPVLCANHSDSHVTLFEGDNFQGSKFELTDDYPSLPSMGWASKDVGSIKVSSGAWVAYQYPGYRGYQYVLEWDRRSGEFRTYSELGTQAHTGQLQSIRRVQH from the exons ATGAGCAGCGCCCCCGCGCCGGGCCCGGCGTCCGCCTGCCTCACGCTCTGGGACGAGGAAGACTTCCAGGGCCGCCGCTGCCAGCTGCTGAGTGACTGCGCGAACATCGGCGAGCTCGGAGGCCTGCGCAGGGTGCGCTCGGTCAAGGTCGAAAACGGCGC TTGGGTGGCCTTCGAGTACCCTGACTTCCAGGGACAGCAGTTCATTCTGGAGATGGGCGACTATCCTCGCTGGAGCGCCTGGAGCGGCAGCGGTGGCCACCACAGCGACCAGCTGTTGTCCTTCCGGCCAGTGCTCTGCGCG AACCACAGTGACAGCCATGTGACACTGTTTGAGGGGGACAACTTCCAGGGTTCCAAGTTTGAACTCACTGATGACTACCCATCGCTGCCCTCCATGGGCTGGGCCAGCAAGGATGTGGGTTCCATCAAAGTCAGCTCTGGAGC GTGGGTGGCCTACCAGTACCCAGGCTACCGGGGCTACCAGTATGTGTTGGAGTGGGACCGGCGCAGCGGGGAGTTCCGTACCTACAGTGAACTCGGCACGCAGGCCCACACTGGGCAGTTGCAGTCCATTCGGAGAGTCCAGCACTAA